In Cicer arietinum cultivar CDC Frontier isolate Library 1 chromosome 1, Cicar.CDCFrontier_v2.0, whole genome shotgun sequence, one DNA window encodes the following:
- the LOC101514311 gene encoding probable LRR receptor-like serine/threonine-protein kinase At1g53430, whose product MSSFKHVSLFFFLSMAFNFPQKFGSNAQLLPQDEVKLLQTISDKVDNLNWKVTEHSCNGDKGFGNANILEDQITRNVTCDCSFNASTVCHVTLILLKGINISGVFPTEFGNLTHLKILDLTRNYLNGSIPKSLGHLSLVTLSLLGNRLSGTIPSEIGDIATLQELNFEDNELGGPLPPSLGNLKNLQKLMLSANNFTGQIPESFGNLKNLSNFRIDGSSLSGKIPSFIANWTKLDRLDLQGTNLEGPIPPAVSLLKSLTELRISDLKGPTMTFPDLKDLKRMIRLELRNCLITGPIPDYIGEMKNLKTLDLSSNRLTGPIPDSFQDLESINFMFLTNNSLNGTIPGWILSNKKNFDLSFNNFTSSSASECQPLDVNLASSHSPSANTSLSCLKMGLPCSGKPRYHSLFINCGGPATEFDDNEYEDDGHLRGISSFSQSVDGKWAYSSTGVFLGNEKADYVAKNVFSLNINGSEYYQTARIAPISLNYFGFCMMKGNYKVKLHFAEIMFSNDHTFSSLGRRIFDVSIQGFKYLKDFNIVEAAGGVGKGITREYNVDVNDSTLEIHLSWAGKGTNAIPNRGVYGPLISAITVTPNFKIPSNGLSSGAIAGIVIGSLVLVILILFVLWKMGYICRKDQTDKELLELKTGYFSLRQIKAATNNFDPENKIGEGGFGPVYKGVLSDGAVIAVKQLSSKSKQGNREFVNEIGMISALQHPNLVKLYGCCIEGNQLLLVYEYMENNSLARALFGKQEQRLNLEWHTRMKICVGIARGLAYLHEESRLKIVHRDIKATNVLLDKHLNAKISDFGLAKLDEEENTHISTRIAGTIGYMAPEYAMRGYLTDKADVYSFGVVALEIVSGMSNTNYRPKEEFVYLLDWAYVLQEQGNLLELVDPSLESKYSAEEAMRMLQLALLCTNPSPTLRPPMSSVVSMLEGKTPIQAPIIKRSDSTNGVRFKAFETLSQDSQSHVSSTFLQDSRELTVKSMDGPWIDSSISLPSKDDYSSSDKLI is encoded by the exons ATGTCAAGCTTCAAACATGTTtctttgttcttctttttgTCCATGGCTTTTAATTTTCCACAAAAGTTTGGATCCAACGCTCAACTTTTACCACAAGATGAAG TGAAATTACTACAAACAATATCAGACAAGGTAGATAACTTGAATTGGAAGGTTACAGAACATTCTTGCAATGGGGATAAAGGATTTGGTAATGCTAATATTTTAGAGGATCAAATCACAAGGAATGTCACGTGTGATTGCTCTTTCAATGCTAGCACTGTTTGCCATGTCACATTGAT CTTGCTCAAGGGTATCAATATATCTGGAGTTTTTCCCACTGAATTTGGAAATCTTACTCATCTCAAAATACT TGATCTCACTAGGAATTATCTAAATGGCTCAATTCCAAAGAGTCTTGGACACCTCTCACTTGTGACACT GTCACTTTTGGGAAATAGACTCAGTGGTACAATTCCCTCAGAAATTGGTGATATTGCCACCCTGCAAGAATT GAACTTTGAAGATAATGAACTTGGAGGGCCTCTTCCTCCTAGCCTTGGAAATTTGAAAAACTTGCAGAAATT GATGCTTTCTGCAAATAATTTTACAGGACAAATACCAGAATCATTTGGTAATCTAAAGAATCTCAGTAATTT TAGGATAGATGGAAGCAGTTTATCTGGAAAGATCCCAAGTTTTATTGCAAATTGGACCAAACTTGATAGATT GGATTTGCAAGGTACAAATTTGGAAGGTCCAATTCCCCCTGCTGTATCTCTGTTGAAAAGTTTGACAGAATT GAGAATATCTGATTTGAAGGGACCAACCATGACATTTCCTGATCTGAAGGATTTGAAACGAATGATAAGATT GGAATTGAGAAATTGCTTAATCACTGGTCCCATTCCTGACTACATTGGtgaaatgaaaaatttaaaaactct AGATTTGAGCTCCAACAGATTGACTGGTCCGATCCCAGATTCATTTCAGGACTTGGAATCAATCAATTTTAT GTTCCTGACTAACAACTCTCTGAATGGAACAATTCCAGGATGGATTCTGAGCAACAAAAAGAACTT TGATTTATCTTTCAACAACTTTACATCATCTTCTGCATCTGAATGCCAGCCGTTGGATGT GAACTTAGCTTCCAGCCACTCTCCTTCAGCAAACACTTC ATTGTCTTGTTTGAAGATGGGCCTTCCTTGTTCAGGAAAACCTCGGT ATCATTCACTATTCATAAATTGTGGAGGACCTGCAACTGAGTTTGATGACAATGAATATGAAGACGACGGACATCTACGTGGAATTTCAAGCTTTTCTCAAAGTGTTGATGGAAAATGGGCTTATAGCAGCACAGGAGTATTTCTAGGAAATGAAAAAGCTGATTATGTGGCAAAAAATGTGTTCTCTTTGAATATTAACGGTTCCGAATACTATCAAACAGCGCGCATTGCCCCAATATCTCTTAACTACTTTGGCTTTTGTATGATGAAAGGAAATTATAAAGTGAAACTTCATTTTGCTGAGATAATGTTTTCTAATGACCATACTTTCAGCAGCCTTGGAAGGCGCATATTCGATGTTTCAATTCAA ggttttaaatatttgaaagatTTTAACATTGTGGAAGCAGCTGGTGGAGTTGGCAAAGGAATCACTAGGGAGTATAATGTTGATGTTAATGATAGCACTTTGGAAATCCACTTATCTTGGGCAGGAAAAGGAACTAACGCAATTCCTAATAGAGGTGTATATGGACCTCTTATATCTGCCATCACTGTGACTCcaa ACTTTAAAATTCCTTCAAATGGGTTGTCTTCTGGAGCAATTGCTGGAATTGTGATTGGATCATTGGTGCTTGTGATTCTGATACTCTTTGTCCTTTGGAAGATGGGTTACATTTGTAGGAAAGATCAAACTGACAAAG AGCTCCTAGAATTGAAAACAGGCTATTTTAGTCTGAGACAAATTAAGGCTGCTACTAATAACTTTGATCCAGAAAATAAGATAGGCGAAGGAGGATTTGGTCCAGTTTACAAg GGTGTACTGTCAGATGGTGCTGTGATTGCTGTTAAACAGCTCTCTTCGAAATCAAAGCAAGGGAACCGCGAATTCGTTAACGAAATAGGCATGATATCTGCTTTGCAACATCCAAATCTTGTCAAGCTTTATGGCTGTTGCATTGAAGGAAACCAATTGCTGCTTGTATATGAATACATGGAGAACAATAGTCTTGCTCGCGCTCTTTTCG GCAAACAAGAACAACGGTTGAACTTGGAATGGCACACGAGAATGAAGATCTGTGTGGGGATAGCGAGGGGTTTAGCTTATCTTCATGAGGAATCAAGGTTGAAAATAGTTCACAGGGATATTAAGGCGACGAATGTCTTACTTGATAAGCATCTGAATGCCAAGATCTCTGACTTTGGTTTAGCCAAGCTTGATGAAGAAGAGAATACTCATATCAGCACGCGAATCGCTGGGACAAT AGGTTACATGGCTCCTGAATATGCTATGCGGGGTTACTTGACTGACAAAGCAGATGTCTATAGCTTCGGAGTTGTAGCTTTGGAGATTGTTAGTGGAATGAGCAACACAAATTATAGGCCTAAAGAGGAGTTTGTTTATCTTCTGGATTGG GCCTATGTTCTCCAAGAACAAGGAAATCTTCTGGAATTGGTGGATCCAAGTCTTGAATCAAAATACTCCGCAGAAGAAGCCATGAGAATGCTGCAATTGGCACTCCTTTGCACCAATCCATCTCCAACTCTTAGACCACCAATGTCATCTGTAGTGAGCATGCTTGAAGGAAAAACTCCGATTCAAGCGCCGATAATCAAACGCAGCGATAGTACAAATGGTGTAAGGTTTAAAGCCTTTGAGACTCTATCACAAGATAGCCAAAGTCATGTTTCTTCTACATTCTTACAAGATAGTAGAGAGCTAACAGTAAAATCAATGGATGGACCATGGATTGACTCTTCCATATCTCTTCCAAGTAAAGATGATTATTCTTCATCTGATAAGCTTATTTGA